From a region of the Nyctibius grandis isolate bNycGra1 chromosome 12, bNycGra1.pri, whole genome shotgun sequence genome:
- the CMTM3 gene encoding CKLF-like MARVEL transmembrane domain-containing protein 3, with protein MEEPEAAGAAAPPPGLRSLLAPRELLRSRKGQLLLAESVLSFIIFICYIASLAASFMMAPLLEFLLALFLFFAYASKLNEKFKGLYWPLTDFLRCVTAAIIYFAISIAAVSKYNDGASKAAGVFGFIATIVYAIDFYITFNDLVTFLKQGSSDSPEGRKSQDEDSDSDSD; from the exons ATGGAGGAGCCCGAGGCCGCGggggccgccgcgccgccgcccgggcTGCGCTCGCTCCTGGCCCCCCGGGAGCTGCTCCGCTCCCGCAAGGGCCAGCTCCTGCTCGCGGAGTCG GTGCTGTCATTTATCATCTTTATCTGCTATATTGCGTCTCTAGCTGCCTCTTTCATGATGGCACCGCTCCTAGAGTTTCTGCTggcactgtttcttttttttgcctatgCCTCCAAACTGAACGAGAAGTTTAAAGGACTCTACTGGCCTTTGACA GATTTCTTGCGGTGCGTCACTGCTGCCATTATTTACTTTGCCATTTCAATTGCTGCGGTCTCAAAATATAACGACGGAGCGTCTAAAGCAGCAGGA GTGTTTGGATTTATAGCCACAATAGTGTACGCCATTGATTTCTACATAACCTTCAATGACCTGGTTACTTTTCTCAAGCAAGGCAGTTCTGATTCCCCTGAAGGGCGCAAGTCACAAG atgAGGACTCGGATTCCGACTCGGACTGA
- the LOC137669418 gene encoding chemokine-like factor: MAVVDSGFVFSPRGIVKLTRALVAFIAFLCFVVSRADGAYTTLVAMEAAFSALFFLLYLLRLDKQMHWLFWPLADFFNSVIAALFLLVVCLFAVIIKTNNGTVAGGVLGLILFVLSIIDAVLVFQKISFNGPRRNTPAK, encoded by the exons ATGGCGGTGGTGGACAGCGGCTTCGTCTTCTCCCCGCGGGGCATCGTGAAGCTCACCCGCGCG CTGGTGGCGTTTATCGCGTTCCTGTGCTTCGTGGTCTCCCGCGCCGACGGCGCGTACACCACGCTGGTCGCCATGGAGGCGGCCTTCAGCGCGCTGTTCTTCCTGCTATACCTGCTCCGGCTGGACAAGCAGATGCACTGGCTGTTCTGGCCGCTGGCG GATTTTTTCAACTCGGTGATTGCAGCGTTGTTCCTCCTCGTTGTGTGCCTGTTTGCAGTAATAATCAAGACCAACAATGGGACAGTGGCTGGAGGA GTGTTGGGTCTTATATTGTTTGTTCTCTCTATTATCGACGCGGTCCTTGTTTTCCAGAAGATTAGCTTTAATGGACCAAGAAGGAATACTCCTGCAAAATAA